One part of the Terriglobales bacterium genome encodes these proteins:
- a CDS encoding NAD(P)-dependent oxidoreductase, whose translation MLDRRQRYQIDVHKPAKQDAQERVHNWNEVYETYTPELAVLEAQRCLLCEHAPCMQACPLHNDIPGAFFHLGNGDVLAAAETFYETSNMPDVCGRICPQEKLCEGACVVGARKPPVTIGKLEAYVADYVRHNYGHLRRERAAPTGRRVAVIGGGPAGLTVAEELAVRGHSVTVYEMWPMPGGLLLYGIPNFKLDKGVVLAKLEHLHELGVEFVCNYHAGKEHPVEDLLHAGAHGAGYDLLFLGYGAVKGGAMKIEGEHLKNVYQATEYLVRGNLPPELLPAQWANDADAKPHVGKVTVVVGAGDTAMDCVRTARRLNPETQVYCLYRRTEAEMLGRMEERVHAKEEGVIFECLTLPIRFVGGKDGEVVAAECVRMELGPPDAKGRRSPVPIHDSNFTIACDTVALAIGYNADTEIPETTPALHTTKWGTVVVKSEETGETEREEIYAAGDAVRGADLVVTAVAAARKAAASMDKKLAGMAAQPAAERNVA comes from the coding sequence ATGCTAGATCGTCGACAGCGGTACCAGATCGACGTGCACAAGCCTGCCAAGCAGGACGCGCAGGAGCGCGTCCACAACTGGAACGAAGTCTACGAGACCTACACGCCCGAGCTTGCGGTGCTGGAGGCGCAGCGGTGTCTCTTGTGCGAGCACGCGCCGTGCATGCAGGCGTGCCCGCTGCACAACGACATCCCAGGCGCGTTCTTCCACCTCGGCAACGGCGACGTGCTGGCGGCGGCGGAGACGTTCTACGAGACGTCGAACATGCCGGACGTGTGCGGGCGCATCTGCCCGCAGGAAAAGCTGTGCGAGGGCGCATGCGTGGTGGGCGCGCGCAAGCCGCCGGTGACGATCGGGAAGCTCGAGGCGTACGTGGCGGATTACGTGCGGCACAACTACGGGCACCTGCGGCGGGAGCGCGCGGCGCCGACGGGGAGGCGGGTGGCGGTGATCGGCGGCGGTCCGGCGGGACTGACGGTCGCGGAAGAGCTGGCGGTGCGCGGGCACAGCGTGACCGTCTACGAGATGTGGCCGATGCCGGGGGGCCTGCTGCTCTACGGCATCCCGAATTTCAAGCTCGACAAGGGAGTGGTGCTGGCGAAGCTCGAGCACCTGCACGAGCTGGGGGTGGAGTTCGTCTGCAACTACCACGCGGGGAAAGAGCACCCGGTGGAGGACCTGCTGCATGCGGGCGCGCACGGCGCGGGCTACGACCTGCTGTTCCTCGGGTACGGCGCGGTCAAGGGCGGCGCGATGAAGATCGAGGGCGAGCACCTGAAGAACGTGTACCAGGCGACGGAGTACCTGGTGCGCGGGAACCTGCCGCCGGAGCTGCTGCCCGCGCAGTGGGCGAACGACGCGGATGCGAAGCCGCACGTGGGGAAGGTGACGGTGGTGGTGGGCGCGGGCGACACCGCGATGGACTGCGTGCGGACCGCACGGCGGCTGAATCCCGAGACGCAGGTGTACTGCCTCTACCGGCGGACGGAGGCGGAGATGCTGGGGCGGATGGAAGAGCGCGTCCACGCGAAGGAAGAGGGCGTGATCTTCGAGTGCCTGACGCTGCCGATCCGGTTCGTCGGGGGAAAAGACGGCGAGGTGGTGGCGGCGGAGTGCGTGCGGATGGAGCTGGGCCCGCCGGACGCGAAGGGCCGGCGGTCGCCGGTGCCCATCCATGACTCGAATTTCACCATCGCGTGCGACACGGTGGCGCTCGCCATCGGTTACAACGCCGACACCGAGATCCCGGAGACCACGCCGGCGCTGCACACCACGAAGTGGGGCACGGTGGTGGTGAAGAGCGAAGAGACGGGCGAGACCGAGCGCGAGGAGATCTACGCGGCGGGCGACGCGGTGCGGGGCGCGGACCTCGTGGTGACGGCGGTGGCGGCGGCGCGCAAGGCGGCGGCGAGCATGGACAAGAAGCTGGCGGGGATGGCGGCGCAGCCGGCGGCGGAGCGGAACGTGGCGTAG